The following are encoded in a window of Pongo abelii isolate AG06213 chromosome 16, NHGRI_mPonAbe1-v2.0_pri, whole genome shotgun sequence genomic DNA:
- the LOC129050323 gene encoding golgin subfamily A member 8B-like isoform X3 gives MAEETRQSKLAAAKKKLKEYWQRNSPGVPAAAKRNRKANGSSPETATSGGCHSSEASPRQEQAAVLDSRSVKISRLNNTIKSLKQQKKQVEHQLEEEKEANSEKQKAQRELEVQIQRLNIENKKLNTDLYRTKRSLRYFEEESRDLAGRLQRSSQRTGELERALCAVAATQKKPDGFSSRSKALMKMQLEQSIREQILLKRHVTQLKESLKEVQLERDQYALQIKGERAQWQQRMRKMSQEVCTLKEAKKHDTHRVEELERSLSKLKNQTAEPLLLDPPAVPSEVELQDLRKELERVAGELQAQVENNRRINLLNRGQKERLREQEERLQEQQERLREQEKRLQQLAEPQSDYKELKNEDKSALQWEQQVKELQEKLGQVTETVTSAQKEPEAAAPASGAGGESVSGETLRALREVMEKLESGLMDLLEEKADLREHVEKLEVRFIQYWRERCHQKVHRLLTEPGGSAKDAAPGGGHHQAGPGQGGGEGEAAGAAGDGVAACANYNEGHGKFLAAARNPAAEPGPGAPAPQELGAADMHGDPRLPLSKDLCEVSLTNSVEPAQGEAREGSSQDNPTAQPIVQLLGEMQDHQEHPGLGRNPCVPCFCWAWLPRGRR, from the exons atggCAGAAGAAACTCGACAGAGCAAATTAGCTGCAGCCAAGAAAAAG TTAAAAGAATATTGGCAGAGAAACAGCCCTGGTGTTCCAGCAGCAGCGAAGAGGAACAGGAAAGCAAATGGCAGTAGCCCTGAGACAGccacttctggtggttgccactCATCTGAGGCT AGCCCACGCCAAGAACAAGCAGCAGTCCTGGACTCGAGGTCCGTAAAAATCAGTCGACTGAATAACACCATCAAATCTTTG aaacaacagaagaaacaagTGGAACATCAGCTGGAAGAA gaaaaggaagcaaacagTGAGAAACAGAAAGCCCAAAGGGagctagag GTTCAAATCCAGAGATTGAACATAGAGAACAAGAAACTAAATACGGACCTGTATCGCACGAAACGTTCTCTCAGATACTTTGAAG AAGAGTCCAGGGATCTGGCCGGCCGCCTGCAACGTTCATCACAGCGTACAGGAGAGTTAGAGCGGGCTCTCTGTGCTGTCGCCGCCACGCAGAAGAAGCCAGATGGG TTCTCGAGCCGCAGTAAAGCACTTATGAAGATGCAGTTAGAGCAGTCCATAAGGGAGCAGATACTGCTGAAACGACACGTGACACAG TTGAAGGAGTCACTTAAAGAAGTCCAGCTGGAGAGAGATCAATATGCACTACAAATAAAAGGAGAGAGGGCCCAGTGGCAGCAGAGGATGAGGAAAATGTCGCAGGAG gtTTGCACATTGAAGGAGGCGAAGAAGCATGATACGCATCGGGTAGAAGAGCTGGAGAGGAGTTTGTCCAAACTCAAAAACCAGACGG CTGAACCACTGCTCCTGGATCCCCCAGCAGTGCCCTCTGAGGTGGAGCTGCAAGACCTGAGGAAGGAGCTGGAGAGAGTGGCAGGAGAGCTCCAGGCTCAGGTGGAAAACAATCGGCGCATCAATCTCCTGAACCGTGGGCAAAAGGAGAGGCTTCGCGAGCAGGAGGAGAGGCTTCAGGAGCAGCAGGAGAGGCTTCGGGAACAGGAGAAGAGGCTTCAGCAGCTGGCCGAGCCACAGAGTGACTACAAGGAGCTG AAGAACGAGGACAAGAGCGCCCTGCAGTGGGAGCAGCAAGTAAAGGAGCTGCAGGAGAAGCTGGGCCAGGTGACGGAGACGGTCACCTCAGCCCAGAAGGAGCCagaggcagcagccccagcctcGGGGGCTGGGGGCGAGTCTGTGAGTGGGGAGACCCTCCGGGCCCTGCGGGAAGTCATGGAGAAGCTGGAG AGCGGCCTTATGGACCTCCTGGAGGAGAAGGCGGACCTGAGGGaacatgtggagaaactggaagttCGATTCATCCAGTACTGGAGAGAGAGATGCCATCA GAAAGTGCATCGCCTTCTAACAGAGCCAGGGGGCAGTGCCAAAGACGCAGCACCTGGAGGAGGACATCATCAGGCTGGCCCAGGacaaggaggaggggaag GTGAAGCTGCTGGAGCTGCAGGAGATGGTGTTGCGGCTTGTGCCAACTATAACGAGGGGCACGGCAAATTCCTGGCCGCTGCCCGGAACCCTGCTGCTGAACCCGGTCCAGGAGCCCCAGCCCCCCAGGAGCTTGGGGCTGCCGACATGCATGGTG ATCCCCGCCTCCCTCTCTCCAAAGATCTTTGTGAGGTGAGCCTCACCAACAGCGTGGAGCCTGCACAAGGAGAAGCCAGGGAGGGTTCTTCCCAGGACAACCCTACTGCACAGCCAA
- the LOC129050323 gene encoding golgin subfamily A member 8B-like isoform X7 encodes MAEETRQSKLAAAKKKLKEYWQRNSPGVPAAAKRNRKANGSSPETATSGGCHSSEASPRQEQAAVLDSRSVKISRLNNTIKSLKQQKKQVEHQLEEEKEANSEKQKAQRELEVQIQRLNIENKKLNTDLYRTKRSLRYFEEESRDLAGRLQRSSQRTGELERALCAVAATQKKPDGFSSRSKALMKMQLEQSIREQILLKRHVTQLKESLKEVQLERDQYALQIKGERAQWQQRMRKMSQEVCTLKEAKKHDTHRVEELERSLSKLKNQTAEPLLLDPPAVPSEVELQDLRKELERVAGELQAQVENNRRINLLNRGQKERLREQEERLQEQQERLREQEKRLQQLAEPQSDYKELNEDKSALQWEQQVKELQEKLGQVTETVTSAQKEPEAAAPASGAGGESVSGETLRALREVMEKLESGLMDLLEEKADLREHVEKLEVRFIQYWRERCHQKVHRLLTEPGGSAKDAAPGGGHHQAGPGQGGGEGEAAGAAGDGVAACANYNEGHGKFLAAARNPAAEPGPGAPAPQELGAADMHGDLCEVSLTNSVEPAQGEAREGSSQDNPTAQPIVQLLGEMQDHQEHPGLGRNPCVPCFCWAWLPRGRR; translated from the exons atggCAGAAGAAACTCGACAGAGCAAATTAGCTGCAGCCAAGAAAAAG TTAAAAGAATATTGGCAGAGAAACAGCCCTGGTGTTCCAGCAGCAGCGAAGAGGAACAGGAAAGCAAATGGCAGTAGCCCTGAGACAGccacttctggtggttgccactCATCTGAGGCT AGCCCACGCCAAGAACAAGCAGCAGTCCTGGACTCGAGGTCCGTAAAAATCAGTCGACTGAATAACACCATCAAATCTTTG aaacaacagaagaaacaagTGGAACATCAGCTGGAAGAA gaaaaggaagcaaacagTGAGAAACAGAAAGCCCAAAGGGagctagag GTTCAAATCCAGAGATTGAACATAGAGAACAAGAAACTAAATACGGACCTGTATCGCACGAAACGTTCTCTCAGATACTTTGAAG AAGAGTCCAGGGATCTGGCCGGCCGCCTGCAACGTTCATCACAGCGTACAGGAGAGTTAGAGCGGGCTCTCTGTGCTGTCGCCGCCACGCAGAAGAAGCCAGATGGG TTCTCGAGCCGCAGTAAAGCACTTATGAAGATGCAGTTAGAGCAGTCCATAAGGGAGCAGATACTGCTGAAACGACACGTGACACAG TTGAAGGAGTCACTTAAAGAAGTCCAGCTGGAGAGAGATCAATATGCACTACAAATAAAAGGAGAGAGGGCCCAGTGGCAGCAGAGGATGAGGAAAATGTCGCAGGAG gtTTGCACATTGAAGGAGGCGAAGAAGCATGATACGCATCGGGTAGAAGAGCTGGAGAGGAGTTTGTCCAAACTCAAAAACCAGACGG CTGAACCACTGCTCCTGGATCCCCCAGCAGTGCCCTCTGAGGTGGAGCTGCAAGACCTGAGGAAGGAGCTGGAGAGAGTGGCAGGAGAGCTCCAGGCTCAGGTGGAAAACAATCGGCGCATCAATCTCCTGAACCGTGGGCAAAAGGAGAGGCTTCGCGAGCAGGAGGAGAGGCTTCAGGAGCAGCAGGAGAGGCTTCGGGAACAGGAGAAGAGGCTTCAGCAGCTGGCCGAGCCACAGAGTGACTACAAGGAGCTG AACGAGGACAAGAGCGCCCTGCAGTGGGAGCAGCAAGTAAAGGAGCTGCAGGAGAAGCTGGGCCAGGTGACGGAGACGGTCACCTCAGCCCAGAAGGAGCCagaggcagcagccccagcctcGGGGGCTGGGGGCGAGTCTGTGAGTGGGGAGACCCTCCGGGCCCTGCGGGAAGTCATGGAGAAGCTGGAG AGCGGCCTTATGGACCTCCTGGAGGAGAAGGCGGACCTGAGGGaacatgtggagaaactggaagttCGATTCATCCAGTACTGGAGAGAGAGATGCCATCA GAAAGTGCATCGCCTTCTAACAGAGCCAGGGGGCAGTGCCAAAGACGCAGCACCTGGAGGAGGACATCATCAGGCTGGCCCAGGacaaggaggaggggaag GTGAAGCTGCTGGAGCTGCAGGAGATGGTGTTGCGGCTTGTGCCAACTATAACGAGGGGCACGGCAAATTCCTGGCCGCTGCCCGGAACCCTGCTGCTGAACCCGGTCCAGGAGCCCCAGCCCCCCAGGAGCTTGGGGCTGCCGACATGCATGGTG ATCTTTGTGAGGTGAGCCTCACCAACAGCGTGGAGCCTGCACAAGGAGAAGCCAGGGAGGGTTCTTCCCAGGACAACCCTACTGCACAGCCAA
- the LOC129050323 gene encoding golgin subfamily A member 8B-like isoform X1 produces the protein MAEETRQSKLAAAKKKLKEYWQRNSPGVPAAAKRNRKANGSSPETATSGGCHSSEASPRQEQAAVLDSRSVKISRLNNTIKSLKQQKKQVEHQLEEEKEANSEKQKAQRELEVQIQRLNIENKKLNTDLYRTKRSLRYFEEESRDLAGRLQRSSQRTGELERALCAVAATQKKPDGFSSRSKALMKMQLEQSIREQILLKRHVTQLKESLKEVQLERDQYALQIKGERAQWQQRMRKMSQEVCTLKEAKKHDTHRVEELERSLSKLKNQTAEPLLLDPPAVPSEVELQDLRKELERVAGELQAQVENNRRINLLNRGQKERLREQEERLQEQQERLREQEKRLQQLAEPQSDYKELLQNLLLSVQKNEDKSALQWEQQVKELQEKLGQVTETVTSAQKEPEAAAPASGAGGESVSGETLRALREVMEKLESGLMDLLEEKADLREHVEKLEVRFIQYWRERCHQKVHRLLTEPGGSAKDAAPGGGHHQAGPGQGGGEGEAAGAAGDGVAACANYNEGHGKFLAAARNPAAEPGPGAPAPQELGAADMHGDPRLPLSKDLCEVSLTNSVEPAQGEAREGSSQDNPTAQPIVQLLGEMQDHQEHPGLGRNPCVPCFCWAWLPRGRR, from the exons atggCAGAAGAAACTCGACAGAGCAAATTAGCTGCAGCCAAGAAAAAG TTAAAAGAATATTGGCAGAGAAACAGCCCTGGTGTTCCAGCAGCAGCGAAGAGGAACAGGAAAGCAAATGGCAGTAGCCCTGAGACAGccacttctggtggttgccactCATCTGAGGCT AGCCCACGCCAAGAACAAGCAGCAGTCCTGGACTCGAGGTCCGTAAAAATCAGTCGACTGAATAACACCATCAAATCTTTG aaacaacagaagaaacaagTGGAACATCAGCTGGAAGAA gaaaaggaagcaaacagTGAGAAACAGAAAGCCCAAAGGGagctagag GTTCAAATCCAGAGATTGAACATAGAGAACAAGAAACTAAATACGGACCTGTATCGCACGAAACGTTCTCTCAGATACTTTGAAG AAGAGTCCAGGGATCTGGCCGGCCGCCTGCAACGTTCATCACAGCGTACAGGAGAGTTAGAGCGGGCTCTCTGTGCTGTCGCCGCCACGCAGAAGAAGCCAGATGGG TTCTCGAGCCGCAGTAAAGCACTTATGAAGATGCAGTTAGAGCAGTCCATAAGGGAGCAGATACTGCTGAAACGACACGTGACACAG TTGAAGGAGTCACTTAAAGAAGTCCAGCTGGAGAGAGATCAATATGCACTACAAATAAAAGGAGAGAGGGCCCAGTGGCAGCAGAGGATGAGGAAAATGTCGCAGGAG gtTTGCACATTGAAGGAGGCGAAGAAGCATGATACGCATCGGGTAGAAGAGCTGGAGAGGAGTTTGTCCAAACTCAAAAACCAGACGG CTGAACCACTGCTCCTGGATCCCCCAGCAGTGCCCTCTGAGGTGGAGCTGCAAGACCTGAGGAAGGAGCTGGAGAGAGTGGCAGGAGAGCTCCAGGCTCAGGTGGAAAACAATCGGCGCATCAATCTCCTGAACCGTGGGCAAAAGGAGAGGCTTCGCGAGCAGGAGGAGAGGCTTCAGGAGCAGCAGGAGAGGCTTCGGGAACAGGAGAAGAGGCTTCAGCAGCTGGCCGAGCCACAGAGTGACTACAAGGAGCTG CTGCAGAACTTGCTTCTCTCTGTCCAGAAGAACGAGGACAAGAGCGCCCTGCAGTGGGAGCAGCAAGTAAAGGAGCTGCAGGAGAAGCTGGGCCAGGTGACGGAGACGGTCACCTCAGCCCAGAAGGAGCCagaggcagcagccccagcctcGGGGGCTGGGGGCGAGTCTGTGAGTGGGGAGACCCTCCGGGCCCTGCGGGAAGTCATGGAGAAGCTGGAG AGCGGCCTTATGGACCTCCTGGAGGAGAAGGCGGACCTGAGGGaacatgtggagaaactggaagttCGATTCATCCAGTACTGGAGAGAGAGATGCCATCA GAAAGTGCATCGCCTTCTAACAGAGCCAGGGGGCAGTGCCAAAGACGCAGCACCTGGAGGAGGACATCATCAGGCTGGCCCAGGacaaggaggaggggaag GTGAAGCTGCTGGAGCTGCAGGAGATGGTGTTGCGGCTTGTGCCAACTATAACGAGGGGCACGGCAAATTCCTGGCCGCTGCCCGGAACCCTGCTGCTGAACCCGGTCCAGGAGCCCCAGCCCCCCAGGAGCTTGGGGCTGCCGACATGCATGGTG ATCCCCGCCTCCCTCTCTCCAAAGATCTTTGTGAGGTGAGCCTCACCAACAGCGTGGAGCCTGCACAAGGAGAAGCCAGGGAGGGTTCTTCCCAGGACAACCCTACTGCACAGCCAA
- the LOC129050323 gene encoding golgin subfamily A member 8B-like isoform X8 — MAEETRQSKLAAAKKKLKEYWQRNSPGVPAAAKRNRKANGSSPETATSGGCHSSEASPRQEQAAVLDSRSVKISRLNNTIKSLKQQKKQVEHQLEEEKEANSEKQKAQRELEVQIQRLNIENKKLNTDLYRTKRSLRYFEEESRDLAGRLQRSSQRTGELERALCAVAATQKKPDGFSSRSKALMKMQLEQSIREQILLKRHVTQLKESLKEVQLERDQYALQIKGERAQWQQRMRKMSQEVCTLKEAKKHDTHRVEELERSLSKLKNQTAEPLLLDPPAVPSEVELQDLRKELERVAGELQAQVENNRRINLLNRGQKERLREQEERLQEQQERLREQEKRLQQLAEPQSDYKELKNEDKSALQWEQQVKELQEKLGQVTETVTSAQKEPEAAAPASGAGGESVSGETLRALREVMEKLESGLMDLLEEKADLREHVEKLEVRFIQYWRERCHQKVHRLLTEPGGSAKDAAPGGGHHQAGPGQGGGEGEAAGAAGDGVAACANYNEGHGKFLAAARNPAAEPGPGAPAPQELGAADMHDLCEVSLTNSVEPAQGEAREGSSQDNPTAQPIVQLLGEMQDHQEHPGLGRNPCVPCFCWAWLPRGRR, encoded by the exons atggCAGAAGAAACTCGACAGAGCAAATTAGCTGCAGCCAAGAAAAAG TTAAAAGAATATTGGCAGAGAAACAGCCCTGGTGTTCCAGCAGCAGCGAAGAGGAACAGGAAAGCAAATGGCAGTAGCCCTGAGACAGccacttctggtggttgccactCATCTGAGGCT AGCCCACGCCAAGAACAAGCAGCAGTCCTGGACTCGAGGTCCGTAAAAATCAGTCGACTGAATAACACCATCAAATCTTTG aaacaacagaagaaacaagTGGAACATCAGCTGGAAGAA gaaaaggaagcaaacagTGAGAAACAGAAAGCCCAAAGGGagctagag GTTCAAATCCAGAGATTGAACATAGAGAACAAGAAACTAAATACGGACCTGTATCGCACGAAACGTTCTCTCAGATACTTTGAAG AAGAGTCCAGGGATCTGGCCGGCCGCCTGCAACGTTCATCACAGCGTACAGGAGAGTTAGAGCGGGCTCTCTGTGCTGTCGCCGCCACGCAGAAGAAGCCAGATGGG TTCTCGAGCCGCAGTAAAGCACTTATGAAGATGCAGTTAGAGCAGTCCATAAGGGAGCAGATACTGCTGAAACGACACGTGACACAG TTGAAGGAGTCACTTAAAGAAGTCCAGCTGGAGAGAGATCAATATGCACTACAAATAAAAGGAGAGAGGGCCCAGTGGCAGCAGAGGATGAGGAAAATGTCGCAGGAG gtTTGCACATTGAAGGAGGCGAAGAAGCATGATACGCATCGGGTAGAAGAGCTGGAGAGGAGTTTGTCCAAACTCAAAAACCAGACGG CTGAACCACTGCTCCTGGATCCCCCAGCAGTGCCCTCTGAGGTGGAGCTGCAAGACCTGAGGAAGGAGCTGGAGAGAGTGGCAGGAGAGCTCCAGGCTCAGGTGGAAAACAATCGGCGCATCAATCTCCTGAACCGTGGGCAAAAGGAGAGGCTTCGCGAGCAGGAGGAGAGGCTTCAGGAGCAGCAGGAGAGGCTTCGGGAACAGGAGAAGAGGCTTCAGCAGCTGGCCGAGCCACAGAGTGACTACAAGGAGCTG AAGAACGAGGACAAGAGCGCCCTGCAGTGGGAGCAGCAAGTAAAGGAGCTGCAGGAGAAGCTGGGCCAGGTGACGGAGACGGTCACCTCAGCCCAGAAGGAGCCagaggcagcagccccagcctcGGGGGCTGGGGGCGAGTCTGTGAGTGGGGAGACCCTCCGGGCCCTGCGGGAAGTCATGGAGAAGCTGGAG AGCGGCCTTATGGACCTCCTGGAGGAGAAGGCGGACCTGAGGGaacatgtggagaaactggaagttCGATTCATCCAGTACTGGAGAGAGAGATGCCATCA GAAAGTGCATCGCCTTCTAACAGAGCCAGGGGGCAGTGCCAAAGACGCAGCACCTGGAGGAGGACATCATCAGGCTGGCCCAGGacaaggaggaggggaag GTGAAGCTGCTGGAGCTGCAGGAGATGGTGTTGCGGCTTGTGCCAACTATAACGAGGGGCACGGCAAATTCCTGGCCGCTGCCCGGAACCCTGCTGCTGAACCCGGTCCAGGAGCCCCAGCCCCCCAGGAGCTTGGGGCTGCCGACATGCATG ATCTTTGTGAGGTGAGCCTCACCAACAGCGTGGAGCCTGCACAAGGAGAAGCCAGGGAGGGTTCTTCCCAGGACAACCCTACTGCACAGCCAA
- the LOC129050323 gene encoding golgin subfamily A member 8B-like isoform X5, with amino-acid sequence MAEETRQSKLAAAKKKLKEYWQRNSPGVPAAAKRNRKANGSSPETATSGGCHSSEASPRQEQAAVLDSRSVKISRLNNTIKSLKQQKKQVEHQLEEEKEANSEKQKAQRELEVQIQRLNIENKKLNTDLYRTKRSLRYFEEESRDLAGRLQRSSQRTGELERALCAVAATQKKPDGFSSRSKALMKMQLEQSIREQILLKRHVTQLKESLKEVQLERDQYALQIKGERAQWQQRMRKMSQEVCTLKEAKKHDTHRVEELERSLSKLKNQTAEPLLLDPPAVPSEVELQDLRKELERVAGELQAQVENNRRINLLNRGQKERLREQEERLQEQQERLREQEKRLQQLAEPQSDYKELNEDKSALQWEQQVKELQEKLGQVTETVTSAQKEPEAAAPASGAGGESVSGETLRALREVMEKLESGLMDLLEEKADLREHVEKLEVRFIQYWRERCHQKVHRLLTEPGGSAKDAAPGGGHHQAGPGQGGGEGEAAGAAGDGVAACANYNEGHGKFLAAARNPAAEPGPGAPAPQELGAADMHGDPRLPLSKDLCEVSLTNSVEPAQGEAREGSSQDNPTAQPIVQLLGEMQDHQEHPGLGRNPCVPCFCWAWLPRGRR; translated from the exons atggCAGAAGAAACTCGACAGAGCAAATTAGCTGCAGCCAAGAAAAAG TTAAAAGAATATTGGCAGAGAAACAGCCCTGGTGTTCCAGCAGCAGCGAAGAGGAACAGGAAAGCAAATGGCAGTAGCCCTGAGACAGccacttctggtggttgccactCATCTGAGGCT AGCCCACGCCAAGAACAAGCAGCAGTCCTGGACTCGAGGTCCGTAAAAATCAGTCGACTGAATAACACCATCAAATCTTTG aaacaacagaagaaacaagTGGAACATCAGCTGGAAGAA gaaaaggaagcaaacagTGAGAAACAGAAAGCCCAAAGGGagctagag GTTCAAATCCAGAGATTGAACATAGAGAACAAGAAACTAAATACGGACCTGTATCGCACGAAACGTTCTCTCAGATACTTTGAAG AAGAGTCCAGGGATCTGGCCGGCCGCCTGCAACGTTCATCACAGCGTACAGGAGAGTTAGAGCGGGCTCTCTGTGCTGTCGCCGCCACGCAGAAGAAGCCAGATGGG TTCTCGAGCCGCAGTAAAGCACTTATGAAGATGCAGTTAGAGCAGTCCATAAGGGAGCAGATACTGCTGAAACGACACGTGACACAG TTGAAGGAGTCACTTAAAGAAGTCCAGCTGGAGAGAGATCAATATGCACTACAAATAAAAGGAGAGAGGGCCCAGTGGCAGCAGAGGATGAGGAAAATGTCGCAGGAG gtTTGCACATTGAAGGAGGCGAAGAAGCATGATACGCATCGGGTAGAAGAGCTGGAGAGGAGTTTGTCCAAACTCAAAAACCAGACGG CTGAACCACTGCTCCTGGATCCCCCAGCAGTGCCCTCTGAGGTGGAGCTGCAAGACCTGAGGAAGGAGCTGGAGAGAGTGGCAGGAGAGCTCCAGGCTCAGGTGGAAAACAATCGGCGCATCAATCTCCTGAACCGTGGGCAAAAGGAGAGGCTTCGCGAGCAGGAGGAGAGGCTTCAGGAGCAGCAGGAGAGGCTTCGGGAACAGGAGAAGAGGCTTCAGCAGCTGGCCGAGCCACAGAGTGACTACAAGGAGCTG AACGAGGACAAGAGCGCCCTGCAGTGGGAGCAGCAAGTAAAGGAGCTGCAGGAGAAGCTGGGCCAGGTGACGGAGACGGTCACCTCAGCCCAGAAGGAGCCagaggcagcagccccagcctcGGGGGCTGGGGGCGAGTCTGTGAGTGGGGAGACCCTCCGGGCCCTGCGGGAAGTCATGGAGAAGCTGGAG AGCGGCCTTATGGACCTCCTGGAGGAGAAGGCGGACCTGAGGGaacatgtggagaaactggaagttCGATTCATCCAGTACTGGAGAGAGAGATGCCATCA GAAAGTGCATCGCCTTCTAACAGAGCCAGGGGGCAGTGCCAAAGACGCAGCACCTGGAGGAGGACATCATCAGGCTGGCCCAGGacaaggaggaggggaag GTGAAGCTGCTGGAGCTGCAGGAGATGGTGTTGCGGCTTGTGCCAACTATAACGAGGGGCACGGCAAATTCCTGGCCGCTGCCCGGAACCCTGCTGCTGAACCCGGTCCAGGAGCCCCAGCCCCCCAGGAGCTTGGGGCTGCCGACATGCATGGTG ATCCCCGCCTCCCTCTCTCCAAAGATCTTTGTGAGGTGAGCCTCACCAACAGCGTGGAGCCTGCACAAGGAGAAGCCAGGGAGGGTTCTTCCCAGGACAACCCTACTGCACAGCCAA
- the LOC129050323 gene encoding golgin subfamily A member 8B-like isoform X4 produces MAEETRQSKLAAAKKKLKEYWQRNSPGVPAAAKRNRKANGSSPETATSGGCHSSEASPRQEQAAVLDSRSVKISRLNNTIKSLKQQKKQVEHQLEEEKEANSEKQKAQRELEVQIQRLNIENKKLNTDLYRTKRSLRYFEEESRDLAGRLQRSSQRTGELERALCAVAATQKKPDGFSSRSKALMKMQLEQSIREQILLKRHVTQLKESLKEVQLERDQYALQIKGERAQWQQRMRKMSQEVCTLKEAKKHDTHRVEELERSLSKLKNQTAEPLLLDPPAVPSEVELQDLRKELERVAGELQAQVENNRRINLLNRGQKERLREQEERLQEQQERLREQEKRLQQLAEPQSDYKELLQNLLLSVQKNEDKSALQWEQQVKELQEKLGQVTETVTSAQKEPEAAAPASGAGGESVSGETLRALREVMEKLESGLMDLLEEKADLREHVEKLEVRFIQYWRERCHQKVHRLLTEPGGSAKDAAPGGGHHQAGPGQGGGEGEAAGAAGDGVAACANYNEGHGKFLAAARNPAAEPGPGAPAPQELGAADMHDLCEVSLTNSVEPAQGEAREGSSQDNPTAQPIVQLLGEMQDHQEHPGLGRNPCVPCFCWAWLPRGRR; encoded by the exons atggCAGAAGAAACTCGACAGAGCAAATTAGCTGCAGCCAAGAAAAAG TTAAAAGAATATTGGCAGAGAAACAGCCCTGGTGTTCCAGCAGCAGCGAAGAGGAACAGGAAAGCAAATGGCAGTAGCCCTGAGACAGccacttctggtggttgccactCATCTGAGGCT AGCCCACGCCAAGAACAAGCAGCAGTCCTGGACTCGAGGTCCGTAAAAATCAGTCGACTGAATAACACCATCAAATCTTTG aaacaacagaagaaacaagTGGAACATCAGCTGGAAGAA gaaaaggaagcaaacagTGAGAAACAGAAAGCCCAAAGGGagctagag GTTCAAATCCAGAGATTGAACATAGAGAACAAGAAACTAAATACGGACCTGTATCGCACGAAACGTTCTCTCAGATACTTTGAAG AAGAGTCCAGGGATCTGGCCGGCCGCCTGCAACGTTCATCACAGCGTACAGGAGAGTTAGAGCGGGCTCTCTGTGCTGTCGCCGCCACGCAGAAGAAGCCAGATGGG TTCTCGAGCCGCAGTAAAGCACTTATGAAGATGCAGTTAGAGCAGTCCATAAGGGAGCAGATACTGCTGAAACGACACGTGACACAG TTGAAGGAGTCACTTAAAGAAGTCCAGCTGGAGAGAGATCAATATGCACTACAAATAAAAGGAGAGAGGGCCCAGTGGCAGCAGAGGATGAGGAAAATGTCGCAGGAG gtTTGCACATTGAAGGAGGCGAAGAAGCATGATACGCATCGGGTAGAAGAGCTGGAGAGGAGTTTGTCCAAACTCAAAAACCAGACGG CTGAACCACTGCTCCTGGATCCCCCAGCAGTGCCCTCTGAGGTGGAGCTGCAAGACCTGAGGAAGGAGCTGGAGAGAGTGGCAGGAGAGCTCCAGGCTCAGGTGGAAAACAATCGGCGCATCAATCTCCTGAACCGTGGGCAAAAGGAGAGGCTTCGCGAGCAGGAGGAGAGGCTTCAGGAGCAGCAGGAGAGGCTTCGGGAACAGGAGAAGAGGCTTCAGCAGCTGGCCGAGCCACAGAGTGACTACAAGGAGCTG CTGCAGAACTTGCTTCTCTCTGTCCAGAAGAACGAGGACAAGAGCGCCCTGCAGTGGGAGCAGCAAGTAAAGGAGCTGCAGGAGAAGCTGGGCCAGGTGACGGAGACGGTCACCTCAGCCCAGAAGGAGCCagaggcagcagccccagcctcGGGGGCTGGGGGCGAGTCTGTGAGTGGGGAGACCCTCCGGGCCCTGCGGGAAGTCATGGAGAAGCTGGAG AGCGGCCTTATGGACCTCCTGGAGGAGAAGGCGGACCTGAGGGaacatgtggagaaactggaagttCGATTCATCCAGTACTGGAGAGAGAGATGCCATCA GAAAGTGCATCGCCTTCTAACAGAGCCAGGGGGCAGTGCCAAAGACGCAGCACCTGGAGGAGGACATCATCAGGCTGGCCCAGGacaaggaggaggggaag GTGAAGCTGCTGGAGCTGCAGGAGATGGTGTTGCGGCTTGTGCCAACTATAACGAGGGGCACGGCAAATTCCTGGCCGCTGCCCGGAACCCTGCTGCTGAACCCGGTCCAGGAGCCCCAGCCCCCCAGGAGCTTGGGGCTGCCGACATGCATG ATCTTTGTGAGGTGAGCCTCACCAACAGCGTGGAGCCTGCACAAGGAGAAGCCAGGGAGGGTTCTTCCCAGGACAACCCTACTGCACAGCCAA